From Deinobacterium chartae:
CCTTCCATGACCAGACCCATCGCCACGCCGGCCACCGGAGCCTTGATCGGCACGCCCGCGTCCATCAGCGACAGGATGCCCGCGCAGACGGTCGCCATCGAGCTGGAGCCGTTCGATTCGAGCACCTCGCCGACGATGCGGATGATGTAGGGGAACTCCTCGAAGGCGGGGAGCACCGCGCGGATCGCGCGCTTGGCCAGGTTGCCGTGCCCGATCTCGCGGCGCGACTGGCCGCCCATGCGCTTGACCTCGCCGGTCGAGTACGGCGGGAAGTTGTAGTGCAGCAAGAACTTGTCGCCGGTCTCGAGGCCCAGGTCGTCGATCAGGATCTCGTCGCGCTCGGTGCCCAGCGTGGTGGTGCCCAGCACCTGGGTCTCGCCGCGGGTGAACAGCGCCGAGCCGTGGGCGCGCGGCAGGAACGGTGCTTCGATGCTGATCGGGCGGACCGTCTTCGTGTCACGGCCGTCGGTGCGCAGGTTCTCCTCGAGGATCATGCGGCGCAGCTCGGCCTTCTGGACCTTCTCGAAGGCGGCCTTGTACAGCTCCACCTGGGCGGCGGCCCCCTCGGCCTCGAGGTCCAAGACGCGCTCGGCGATCAGGCGGTCCCGCAGGTCCTTGACCGCCTGGGAACGCGCCTTCTTGCCGCTGGTGAGCAGGGCGTCCTTGAGGCCCGCCGCGCGCGCGGCCTCGGTGAGTTCGGGCACCAGGGCCGAGATCTCGTCCGAGGGCTGGATCCACTCGAACTTCTCCTTGCCCAGCTCCTCGCGCATGCGCTCGATCAGGTCGATCAGGGGCTGCATCTCGCGGTGCGCGAACTCGATCGCGCCGACCAGCAGTTCCTCGTCGACGTTCTTGGCTCCGGCTTCCACCATCAGCACGGCCTCGCGGCTGCCCGCCACCACCAGGTCGATCAGGCTGCCCTCGAGCTGGGCGACGGTGGGGTTGAGCACGTACTGGCCCTCCACGTGACCGACCCGCACGCAGGCAGTAGGCCCGGCCCAGGGGATGTCCGAGATGGACAGGGCGGCCGAGGCGCCGACGGCACCCAGGACGTCGGGCAGGTTCTGCTGGTCCGCCGAGATCACCGTGATGATGACCTGGGTTTCCTGGCGGTAACCCTTGGGGAACAGCGGGCGGATCTGACGGTCGGTGATGCGGGCCGAGAGGATGGCTTTTTCGCCCGGGCGGCCTTCGCGGCGCTGGAACGAGCCGGGGATCTTGCCGACGGCGTAGTGACGCTCCTCGAATTCAACGGTGAGCGGCAGGAAGTCGAGGGTAGAGGGACGGTCCGAGGCCTGGGCGGTCACCAGCACCACCGTGTCGCCGTAGCGGACGGTGACCGACCCGGAGACCAGCTTGGCAACCTTGCCGGTCTCGAGGGTCAGTTCCTTGCCGCCGAGTTGTGTCGTATACGTGTGAGCTTGCATTCGGTTCAGTCTACACCAGCTTCCAGGCCCCTTTTGCCATGTGAGTGACGCTTGGAGCGCGCTGGATGCCCGGAACTCCCGAACAGGCTCATCCGTATCCGGAAGCAGATCCCTTAACTGTCACGGGCCGCTGTGCGGGCGGTGACCCCCGTGCACCTCGAGGGGGCAGGTGGCACAATAAGGCGATCCCGTTCACAAACCGTGCCCGACTCCTGGAAGGACTGCTCTTGACCGTACGCTGGA
This genomic window contains:
- the pnp gene encoding polyribonucleotide nucleotidyltransferase, which translates into the protein MQAHTYTTQLGGKELTLETGKVAKLVSGSVTVRYGDTVVLVTAQASDRPSTLDFLPLTVEFEERHYAVGKIPGSFQRREGRPGEKAILSARITDRQIRPLFPKGYRQETQVIITVISADQQNLPDVLGAVGASAALSISDIPWAGPTACVRVGHVEGQYVLNPTVAQLEGSLIDLVVAGSREAVLMVEAGAKNVDEELLVGAIEFAHREMQPLIDLIERMREELGKEKFEWIQPSDEISALVPELTEAARAAGLKDALLTSGKKARSQAVKDLRDRLIAERVLDLEAEGAAAQVELYKAAFEKVQKAELRRMILEENLRTDGRDTKTVRPISIEAPFLPRAHGSALFTRGETQVLGTTTLGTERDEILIDDLGLETGDKFLLHYNFPPYSTGEVKRMGGQSRREIGHGNLAKRAIRAVLPAFEEFPYIIRIVGEVLESNGSSSMATVCAGILSLMDAGVPIKAPVAGVAMGLVMEGDRYAILTDILGSEDALGDMDFKVCGTAEGVTALQMDIKISGITPQIMREALAQAKDGRLHILGKMNEVLPAPRPELSPTAPRILTTKINPDKIGTVIGPGGKMVRELEAMGAQVTIEEDGTIRIFSSDSAAAQAVLERIQAITREAKVGEEYEGTVVKITDFGAFINLFPGQDGMLHISQMSEERIDSVEAVMKVGDKIRVKIASIDDRGKLDLIRPELEGKVAPRAPRPSGPRPSRR